The Kribbella jejuensis region CGAGGTACAGCCACGGCTCGCTCGGTAGCTGCCTCGGAGCGCCGCGGAACGCCAGGTCGACGGCGAACACGAGCAGCAGCGCGAGGAAGCCGACGAGAAAGTTCACCACGCCCGCCGCGACCGCGCCGTACGCGTCGGTGGAGGCTGTCCGGGCGACCCGGCCGTTGATGGCCTGCTGTACGGCGGTGCCGACTCCACCGAGCGCGGGCAGGATCGCGAGAAGCAGTCCGCCAGGGTGACTCAGCTGCTCCGACACCGCGAGCCCGACCGCTAACAGCGCGATCGCCGCACCGACGATCCGGAGCGTGGTGAGCGGTTGCGGACCGGCCGGGCCGAAGCCGAGACGATCGACAACGAGGCTGCTGATCGCCTGCCCGGCAACACCCGCCACCAGGAACACCGCGACGCCGATGATCGAGACGGTGATCGACTGCGTCGCGACCAGGAACGCACCGGCGACCCCGCCGAGACACTGCCACCAGCGGAGGCCGCCGTACCCGCGCATCGGCGTACGGATCTGACGCCAGACGTTCGCCAGGCCGCGGCGAACGCCCGGCACCAGGGCGGTGAGGACGAGCAGCACCACCAGGCCGGTGCCGAACGAAATCAGCGCCGCCGGGATCCCGTCGCCGAGCAGGCTGCCGAGCTCACCGTTGATCCTGGACTGGACCGCGACCAGCATCCCGATCCCGAACGCCGAGGTCAGCCCGATCAGGTGGTGGTTCCGGTTCATGTCCCGGCAGACCGGCGGATCAGCGCCAGGTACATCGCGTCGGTGCCGTGCAGGTGCGGCCAGAGCTGTACGTCGGGCCCGTCGCCGAGGTCCGGTACGCCGGGGAACAGTGCGCGAGCGTCCTCGAGGGAGGCGTCGTCGCGGCGATCCAGTACGGCGTCCACGACGGCGCGGGTCTCGTCGGGATGCGGTGAGCAGGTCACATACGCGACGACACCGCCCGGTCGGACGGAGCTGATCGCGGACTCGAGCAGGGCTTCCTGGAGCGGCCGGAGCTCCTCGACGTCCTTCGGCGTACGACGCCAGCGCGCCTCCGGTCGGCGCCGGAGCGCCCCGAGCCCGCTGCACGGGACGTCCGCGAGTACCCGGTCGAACGAGCCCGCCGGCCAGGTCGGCTTCGTACCGTCGCCGACGAGCACCTTGTGGTCGCCCGGGACGGTCCGGAGGTTCTGCCGGACGAGCTCGGCGCGGTGCTTCAGCGGCTCGACCGCGGTCAGTCGCCCGTCCTTGACCAGCGACGCCAGCAACGCCGATTTCCCGCCCGGACCCGCACACAGGTCGAGCCAGTCGGCGTCGTCCCCATCCACCTTCGCCGAGGCCAATGCGATCGCCACCAGCTGGGAACCTTCGTCCTGCACCCCGGCCCGGCCGGCCGCAACGGCCCCGATCCGCCCCGGATCGCCACCGCCCTCGAGCACAGCCCCGAACGGCGACCAGCGCGCTGGGCTGGCACCCGCCGCGACCAACTCGTCCACCTCGGCAAGCCCGGGCCGAGCCACCAGCGATACCCGAGGCGGCTCGTTGTCCGCCACGAGCAACCGCTCCAGCTCGTTCACAGCCTCACCCGGCGGAGCGGCGCCCGGCCCGTCGGAGAGCGCACGGTCGAAGGACTCGACCACCCACCGCGGATGCGCCTCGGCGATTGCCAGGTGGCCCAGCGGGTCGTCCTCCCAGCGGGGCGCGACGGTGGTGATCCACTGGCCCATCTCGCGCTGGCTGATCTTGCGGAGTACCGCGTTGACCAGGCCGGTGCGTTTCTGGCCCAGTTCGGCGCGGGTGAGGCTGACCATCTCGGACACGGCGGCGTACGAGTCGACGCGCATGTTGAGCAGTTGGTGGGTGCCGAGGCGGAGCATGTCGAGTAGTTCGGGGTCGAGCTCGTCGAGCGGGCGTGACACGCTGCGCGCGAGGAAGGCGTCGTACGTGCCCTGCCAGCGCAGCGTCCCGTGGACTAGCTCGGTGCAGAACGCGGCGTCACGCCCGGACAGACGCGAATCCCGGAGCGCCTTGTTCAGCGCGAGGTTCGCGTAGCCGCCTTCGGCGTTGACCTGGCGGATCACCTGGTACGCGACCCGTCGTACCCGATCCGGTGCGCGCTGCGGCCCGCGATGACGCGGAGAACGATCGCTCACGCGATAGGCCCCAGGACATCGTCGTCGGTCAACCGCACGCCACGCGCCCAGTCCGCGGCAGCCATCGGCTTCTTGCCCTGCGGCTGAACCGTCACCAGCTCGACCGCCTTGCTCCCGGTGCCGACCTTCACCGTGGACTTCGTCGCCTGCAGCTCGCCCGGCTTCAGTTCCTCGTCGGTCAGCCGTACGGCGAGCACCTTCAGCCGCTCGCCCCGGAACGTCGTCCACGCGCCCGGCGCCGGGTTGCAGCCGCGGACCAGCCGGTCCACCCGCTGCGCCGGCGCGTGCAGATCCAGCTCCGCGTCCTCGACGGTGATCTTCGGCGCCAGCGTCACGCCGTCCGTTGGCTGCTCGCGGGCCTCGAGGACGCCGGCCTCGATCCCGTCGAGCGTGTCGACGAGCAGCTTCGACCCCGACACCGCGAGCCGGTGCAGCAGATCGCCGGACGTGTCCTCGGGACCGATCGGCTCGGTCAGTACGCCGTACACCGGACCGGCGTCGAGCGCCTTGACGATCCGGAACGTACTCGCACCGGTCACGTCGTCACCGGAGATGATCGAGTGCTGCACGGGCGCCGCACCGCGCCACGCGGGCAGCACCGAGAAGTGCAGGTTGATCCAGCCGTGCTTCGGGATGTCGAGCGCCGCCTGCGGTAGCAGCCCGCCGTACGCGACGACCGGGCAGCAGTCCGGCGCGATCTCGCGCAGCCGCGCCAGGAACTCGGGGTCGCTCGGCTTCACCGGCTTCAGGATCTCGATCCCGCCGAGCTCCTCGGCGTACTGCGCGACCGGCGAGGCGACCAGCTTCCGCCCACGTCCGGCCGGGGCGTCCGGCCGGGTCACGACCCCGACCAGTTCGTGGCGGCTGGCAACGATCGCCTCGAGCGCGGTGACAGCGGGTTCCGGCGTACCGGCGAAGACGACTCTCACAACCCGAATCCGTTCGTGGGGTGGGGGGAAACCTTGATCTGGGGTGGGCCGGACAGGCCGGACCATTCGGCTTCGCGGATCGCCTTCATCGCCTGCTTGCGGGTCTCGCGGTCGAGGCGGTCGACGAACAGCACGCCGTCGAGGTGGTCGGTCTCGTGCTGGATGCAGCGCGCGAGCAGGTCTGATCCCTCGATCACGACCGGGTCGCCGTACATGTTGAAGCCCTTGGCGATCACCGACTGAGCGCGGCGGCAGTCGAACGTCAGGCCGGGGATCGACAGGCAGCCCTCGGGACCGAACTGCTCCTCCTGCGACAGTGTCAGCTCCGGGTTGATCAGGTGCCCGAGCTCACCTTCCACGTGGTACGTGAACACGCGCAGGCCGACGCCGATCTGCGGCGCGGCCAGGCCGGAGCCGGGTGCGTCCTGCATGGTGTCGGTGAGGTCCGCGACCAGGCGGCGCAGCTCGGCGTCGAAGTCGACGACCGGCTCGGCCTTGGTGATCAGCACGGGGTCGCCGAACAGGCGGATGGGTTGGACCGACACAGACACTCCACAACACGTCACGGACCTGGATCGGAACAGTTTAGTTGGCCGCTCAGCCGGGCCGTGCGGTGGATTCCGCTGGGAGGCCCCCTCCCGTTTGTTGCCACAAGCACGTACTGTGGTCCCAGGCGTACCCACAGTCACTGCCGTCACACGCCACTCGGGAGACCCAATGCTCACAGCAGCACGGGGGGCAACTTTGGTCCTCCTAGGTGCACTGCTGGCCCAGGCACCCCTCAGCGCTCAGGCCTACCAACCCCGCGACCCGGAGTTGCGTACACAATCCGGTACGACGCCCACCGGCCAGCCCACCGACCAGCCCGGGGGTTCGCCCACCGTCGGCGCGACGGCGGAGCCCACTGCGGTCGCGAGCGGGGAGCCTACGGCCGATCCGACGGCCCCGGACGGTACGCCGACGGCTCGGTCGTGGAGTGAGGTGGTCAAGGAGGTGACGGAGACGTCGCCGGGTGATGTTCAGTTGCGGTCTGCGGATGCGTCTGCGCAGGCTGCGTCGATGCTTCGGTGTTTCAAGCTCGACACCGAGAACTACTGTCTCGGGCTCGGGTTCGTGGATCAGGTGCCGACCGGGGTTCAGCGGCACGCGTTGATGGAGCAGCCGAGTGTGCGCGCGGCCGACGATGCCGAACAGGACATCGCGACGGGTGACCTCACCCCCGCCGCGTTCGTCGCGCAGCGCGCCGCGCTCCCGAAGAGCCAGCGCGTCACCGCCGAACTCGACGAGATGCAAGCCGCCTGGAACGGCCGCGAGAAAGCCCGCGAACTCCGCGAACTCGCAGAAGCCAACGCACCGGGCACGAGCAACCCGAGCACGCCCCAGCCCACGGGAGCTGGCCAGGCGGGCACAGCCCAGCCCACGGGAGCAGGGCAGGCAGACACGGCTCAGCCGTCGGCTGGCTCCGGGCAGCCGAGTGCTGCGGCCGCGGCGACGGTCGGCCCGACCAGTACACCGACCAGTTCGCCGACTGCCACGCCAACCAGTACGCCGACTGCTACGGCGACGATTGTTCCTACGCGGACGGCTCCGACCACCGGGACTTCCACCACCCCGGCGCCGACGACTCCGGCGGCTCCGGTTGTCGTGCCGGGTTCGGCGTACATCATGAAGGGGTATCAGACGTCTCAGGAGAAGGGGTACTGGTGCGGCCCGGCGACGTTCCAGTCGATCGACTGGGCGGATGACAACCAGAAGGACACCCAGGCGTCCTGGGCCAAGGACCTCGGTTCGACCACCGGTGGTACGGCGATCTCAGCCATGGTGCAGCAGACCAACCTGAAGACCAGTTGGCCGAAGTCCGCCGGCACGTACATCGTGCAGAGTGTCTCGAGCTGGAACGCGCAGACCTTCTTCGCCGTGCACCAGAAGCACCTCGGCGTCTACAAGGCGCCGGTGATCGAACACGTGCAGCTGCTCAAGCGGTACTTCCCGTACCTCGCGTTCAACCACAGCGGCCACTACCAGGTCGGCCGCGGCTACGACCAGAAGAACGGCACGATCGCGATCTTCGAGGTGTTCAACGAGCGCCGCTTCAACAGCCGCGGCAACGTCACCGACGGCCCGCGGA contains the following coding sequences:
- a CDS encoding C39 family peptidase, with the protein product MLTAARGATLVLLGALLAQAPLSAQAYQPRDPELRTQSGTTPTGQPTDQPGGSPTVGATAEPTAVASGEPTADPTAPDGTPTARSWSEVVKEVTETSPGDVQLRSADASAQAASMLRCFKLDTENYCLGLGFVDQVPTGVQRHALMEQPSVRAADDAEQDIATGDLTPAAFVAQRAALPKSQRVTAELDEMQAAWNGREKARELRELAEANAPGTSNPSTPQPTGAGQAGTAQPTGAGQADTAQPSAGSGQPSAAAAATVGPTSTPTSSPTATPTSTPTATATIVPTRTAPTTGTSTTPAPTTPAAPVVVPGSAYIMKGYQTSQEKGYWCGPATFQSIDWADDNQKDTQASWAKDLGSTTGGTAISAMVQQTNLKTSWPKSAGTYIVQSVSSWNAQTFFAVHQKHLGVYKAPVIEHVQLLKRYFPYLAFNHSGHYQVGRGYDQKNGTIAIFEVFNERRFNSRGNVTDGPRNIPASALFNATLANSFQNIGL
- a CDS encoding DMT family transporter, whose translation is MNRNHHLIGLTSAFGIGMLVAVQSRINGELGSLLGDGIPAALISFGTGLVVLLVLTALVPGVRRGLANVWRQIRTPMRGYGGLRWWQCLGGVAGAFLVATQSITVSIIGVAVFLVAGVAGQAISSLVVDRLGFGPAGPQPLTTLRIVGAAIALLAVGLAVSEQLSHPGGLLLAILPALGGVGTAVQQAINGRVARTASTDAYGAVAAGVVNFLVGFLALLLVFAVDLAFRGAPRQLPSEPWLYLGGMCGVIFISAAAAVVRVVGVFVLGLGTIAGQLIASLFIDIFVPVADKPITAPVVVGTLLALVAVVVAGVPNLRRS
- the def gene encoding peptide deformylase, with translation MSVQPIRLFGDPVLITKAEPVVDFDAELRRLVADLTDTMQDAPGSGLAAPQIGVGLRVFTYHVEGELGHLINPELTLSQEEQFGPEGCLSIPGLTFDCRRAQSVIAKGFNMYGDPVVIEGSDLLARCIQHETDHLDGVLFVDRLDRETRKQAMKAIREAEWSGLSGPPQIKVSPHPTNGFGL
- the fmt gene encoding methionyl-tRNA formyltransferase → MRVVFAGTPEPAVTALEAIVASRHELVGVVTRPDAPAGRGRKLVASPVAQYAEELGGIEILKPVKPSDPEFLARLREIAPDCCPVVAYGGLLPQAALDIPKHGWINLHFSVLPAWRGAAPVQHSIISGDDVTGASTFRIVKALDAGPVYGVLTEPIGPEDTSGDLLHRLAVSGSKLLVDTLDGIEAGVLEAREQPTDGVTLAPKITVEDAELDLHAPAQRVDRLVRGCNPAPGAWTTFRGERLKVLAVRLTDEELKPGELQATKSTVKVGTGSKAVELVTVQPQGKKPMAAADWARGVRLTDDDVLGPIA
- a CDS encoding RsmB/NOP family class I SAM-dependent RNA methyltransferase, yielding MSDRSPRHRGPQRAPDRVRRVAYQVIRQVNAEGGYANLALNKALRDSRLSGRDAAFCTELVHGTLRWQGTYDAFLARSVSRPLDELDPELLDMLRLGTHQLLNMRVDSYAAVSEMVSLTRAELGQKRTGLVNAVLRKISQREMGQWITTVAPRWEDDPLGHLAIAEAHPRWVVESFDRALSDGPGAAPPGEAVNELERLLVADNEPPRVSLVARPGLAEVDELVAAGASPARWSPFGAVLEGGGDPGRIGAVAAGRAGVQDEGSQLVAIALASAKVDGDDADWLDLCAGPGGKSALLASLVKDGRLTAVEPLKHRAELVRQNLRTVPGDHKVLVGDGTKPTWPAGSFDRVLADVPCSGLGALRRRPEARWRRTPKDVEELRPLQEALLESAISSVRPGGVVAYVTCSPHPDETRAVVDAVLDRRDDASLEDARALFPGVPDLGDGPDVQLWPHLHGTDAMYLALIRRSAGT